The Roseibaca calidilacus genome has a window encoding:
- a CDS encoding CsbD family protein → MNKKTSGKPGAVHKDRIEVSAKQVQGSAKEAVGKLTDDPQLRAEGKVRKAEGIFQKAFGKFKGLFHRS, encoded by the coding sequence TTGAACAAAAAAACCTCCGGTAAACCCGGGGCGGTTCACAAAGACCGCATCGAAGTTAGCGCGAAACAGGTTCAAGGCTCTGCCAAGGAGGCCGTCGGAAAACTGACCGATGACCCGCAACTAAGAGCCGAGGGCAAGGTCCGTAAGGCCGAAGGCATATTCCAGAAAGCATTCGGCAAGTTCAAAGGCCTGTTCCATCGCAGCTGA
- a CDS encoding IS3 family transposase (programmed frameshift), translating into MDKKKQTPRYTAEFRERAVRLFRDQRPDYSSDNAAYCVIAPKLGCSPDTLRAWHVQAARDAGERSGPSSEEKARIKELERENRELRQANEILKKASAYFCPGGARPPISQMTAFIADHREVFGVEPICRVLQIAPSTFYARAAIARNPDLACNRAKQYAHDLVKIKQVHKKSRGRYGARKVWHQLRRDKQDIARCTVERLMQISGLHGVTRGKKKTTIPDPAQPCPDDKVNRQFKAAFPNQLWVSDFTYVSTWRGMVYVAFIIDVFARKIVGWRVSTSMTTSFVLDALNQAVCQRCPAESDGLIHHSDRGSQYLSIRYTERLADAGIDTSVGSVGDSYDNALAESTIGLFKTEVINFLGPWKSMSQVEWETLQWVSWYNTERLHSAIGHKPPQEVEEQFYASMNNLEKVA; encoded by the exons ATGGACAAGAAGAAGCAAACCCCGAGATACACCGCCGAATTCCGCGAACGTGCGGTTCGGCTTTTCCGCGATCAGCGGCCTGATTACAGCAGCGATAACGCGGCATATTGTGTGATTGCGCCAAAGCTTGGCTGTTCGCCAGACACTTTACGAGCGTGGCACGTGCAGGCGGCCCGGGATGCTGGTGAGCGCTCTGGTCCCAGCAGCGAAGAGAAGGCACGCATCAAGGAACTCGAACGAGAGAACCGCGAACTGCGCCAAGCAAATGAGATTTTGAAGAAGGCGTCGGCATATT TTTGCCCAGGCGGAGCTCGACCGCCCATTTCGCAAATGACCGCTTTCATCGCAGATCACCGAGAGGTGTTCGGGGTCGAGCCGATCTGCCGTGTACTGCAGATTGCCCCATCTACCTTCTATGCGCGTGCCGCGATTGCCCGCAATCCTGACTTGGCCTGCAACCGGGCCAAGCAGTATGCCCACGATTTGGTTAAGATAAAGCAGGTCCACAAGAAAAGCAGAGGGCGTTACGGGGCACGCAAGGTTTGGCATCAGCTTCGCCGCGACAAGCAAGACATCGCCCGCTGCACAGTCGAGCGCTTGATGCAAATCTCAGGATTACATGGGGTTACCCGCGGCAAGAAGAAGACGACGATCCCTGACCCCGCCCAGCCGTGCCCAGATGACAAGGTCAACCGGCAGTTCAAAGCGGCATTCCCCAATCAGCTCTGGGTGTCCGACTTTACCTACGTATCGACTTGGCGGGGCATGGTCTATGTTGCTTTTATCATCGATGTCTTCGCCCGCAAAATCGTAGGTTGGCGAGTGTCCACCTCTATGACAACAAGCTTCGTCCTCGATGCATTGAACCAGGCGGTCTGCCAAAGATGTCCTGCGGAAAGCGATGGCCTTATCCACCACTCGGATCGGGGCAGCCAATATTTATCCATCCGGTATACCGAAAGGTTGGCGGACGCGGGCATCGATACCTCGGTTGGAAGCGTCGGTGACAGCTATGACAATGCTCTCGCCGAAAGCACAATTGGCCTGTTCAAGACTGAGGTGATCAACTTTCTTGGCCCGTGGAAATCAATGAGCCAGGTCGAGTGGGAAACCCTGCAATGGGTGAGCTGGTACAATACCGAAAGGTTGCACAGCGCAATTGGCCACAAACCGCCCCAAGAAGTAGAGGAGCAATTCTATGCAAGCATGAACAACCTTGAAAAAGTCGCGTAA